The following coding sequences lie in one Myxococcus xanthus genomic window:
- a CDS encoding response regulator, giving the protein MNAKVLIVEDTKTITNLLQVYLMGWGLEFFDAPNGAIGLTKARELKPDLIISDVQMPEMDGFALCAAIRADRQLHDTPFMMLTSLKDDASRQKGKLVGASAFLNKPVSVDDLRSKVRDILKLPATRY; this is encoded by the coding sequence ATGAACGCAAAGGTGCTCATCGTCGAAGACACGAAGACCATCACCAACCTTCTTCAGGTGTACCTGATGGGGTGGGGGTTGGAGTTCTTCGACGCTCCGAATGGCGCGATTGGACTGACCAAGGCGCGGGAGCTCAAGCCGGACCTCATCATCTCCGATGTGCAGATGCCGGAGATGGACGGCTTCGCGCTGTGCGCGGCGATCCGTGCGGACCGGCAACTTCACGACACCCCTTTCATGATGCTCACCTCGCTGAAGGACGATGCGAGCCGGCAGAAGGGCAAGCTGGTGGGTGCCAGCGCCTTCCTCAACAAACCGGTGTCCGTGGACGACCTTCGTTCGAAGGTGCGCGACATCCTGAAGCTGCCCGCGACCCGGTACTGA
- a CDS encoding chemotaxis protein CheW, whose product MSKDDAKIDYAGLRRQLTEAHSLLDGKQGVSPEKRREVLSARARALAESRHEERQEVLSVLAFTVGGERYAVRIEHVDHVIEARGIASLPGAPRHVLGALVSRSRVVPVLDLRQLLGLEGGGMSDLSKVVVVEADDSEEGFGLAAESVEGRKELPKVELSQPPPGPFLFLTPDRLTVLDLEQLGGPSATRPEGE is encoded by the coding sequence ATGTCGAAGGACGACGCCAAGATTGATTACGCCGGGCTGCGACGCCAGCTCACCGAGGCGCACTCGCTGCTGGACGGCAAGCAGGGTGTGAGCCCCGAGAAGCGTCGCGAGGTGCTGAGCGCCCGTGCCCGGGCCCTGGCCGAATCCCGCCACGAGGAGCGCCAGGAGGTGCTCTCCGTGCTGGCCTTCACGGTGGGCGGCGAGCGCTATGCGGTGCGAATCGAGCACGTGGACCACGTGATCGAAGCGCGCGGCATCGCCTCGCTGCCCGGTGCTCCCCGGCACGTACTGGGGGCGCTGGTGAGCCGCTCGCGCGTGGTGCCGGTGTTGGACCTGCGCCAGCTCCTGGGACTGGAGGGTGGCGGCATGTCGGACCTCAGCAAGGTGGTGGTGGTCGAGGCGGATGACAGTGAAGAGGGGTTCGGGCTGGCGGCGGAGTCCGTCGAAGGACGCAAGGAATTGCCGAAGGTGGAGCTGTCCCAGCCTCCGCCCGGGCCGTTCTTGTTTCTCACGCCGGACCGGCTGACCGTGTTGGACCTGGAGCAGCTCGGGGGCCCGTCCGCCACGCGGCCCGAAGGGGAGTAG